In a genomic window of Sarcophilus harrisii chromosome 4, mSarHar1.11, whole genome shotgun sequence:
- the RAPGEFL1 gene encoding rap guanine nucleotide exchange factor-like 1, giving the protein MKPLEKFLKKQTSQLAGRAVGTGPGGGTGGCGGPGGGGGGGPAGGSGPVGGPRQLQRRQSVSRLLLPSFLREPPAEPGLEPPTEEEEGEPGRTAGEPVGGGPCWLQLDETPGPGPLGVGGPLRSPSSYSSDELSPGEPLTPPPWLPLGALDQPEHLLNRILERLAGGAPRDSGTSDILLDDFVLTHSLFLPTERFLQELYQYFVQSDGVEGAEGLGRKQACLAVLLHFLETYQGLLQEEECAGRIIKDLYLLIMKDESLYQDLREDTLRLHQLVETVELKIPEESQPPSKQVKPLFRHFRRIDSCLQTRVAFRGSDEIFCRVYMPDHSYVTIRSRLSASVQDILGSVSEKLQYSEESAGREDSLILVAVASSGEKVLLQPSEDCVFTTLGINSHLFACTRDSYEALVPLPEEIQVSPGDTEIHRVEPEDIANHLTAFHWELFRCVHELEFVDYVFHGERGRRETANLELLLQRCSEVTHWVATEVLLCEPLGKRAQLLKKFIKIAAICKQNQDLLSFYAVIMGLDNAAVGRLRLTWEKLPGKFKNLFRKFENLTDPCRNHKSYREVVSKMKPPVIPFVPLILKDLTFLHEGSKTLLDGLVNIEKLHSVAEKVRTIRKYRSRPLCLEMEASPHHLQTKAYVRQFQVIDNQNLLFELSYKLEANNQ; this is encoded by the exons ATGAAGCCGCTGGAAAAATTTTTGAAGAAGCAGACGTCGCAGCTGGCTGGGCGGGCTGTAGGAACAGGACCCGGAGGGGGTACTGGGGGGTGTGGCGGGCCTGGGGGCGGAGGGGGAGGAGGGCCTGCGGGAGGCAGTGGCCCAGTGGGGGGACCCCGACAGCTGCAGAGACGCCAAAGTGTATCTCGCTTGctgctcccttcttttctccGGGAACCCCCGGCCGAACCCGGGCTGGAGCCGCCTAccgaggaggaagagggagaaccCGGCAGGACCGCAGGGGAGCCAGTTGGAGGGGGACCCTGCTGGTTGCAGCTGGATGAAACCCCGGGCCCCGGCCCCCTTGGAGTGGGGGGGCCCCTTCGCTCCCCTTCGTCCTACTCGTCGGATGAGCTGTCCCCAGGAGAGCCCCTCACTCCACCTCCCTGGCTCCCTCTGGGGGCCCTCGACCAGCCCGAGCATCTACTGAACCGAATCCTAGAGCGGCTGGCTGGAGGGGCTCCCCGGGACAGTGGGACCTCAG ACATTCTGCTGGATGATTTTGTCCTCACTCACTCGCTCTTCCTCCCTACTGAGCGCTTCCTGCAGGAGTTGTACCAGTA CTTTGTTCAGTCGGACGGAGTTGAGGGGGCTGAGGGGTTAGGCCGGAAACAAGCGTGCTTGGCTGTGCTCCTCCACTTTCTGGAGACATACCAAGGATTACTGCAGGAGGAAGAATGTGCTGGTCGAATCATTAAG GACCTGTATCTGCTGATCATGAAAGATGAATCCCTCTATCAGGATCTTCGAGAGGACACCCTGAGACTACACCAGCTGGTGGAGACAGTAGAACTCAA GATCCCGGAAGAGAGCCAGCCACCCAGCAAGCAAGTAAAGCCCCTGTTCCGTCACTTCCGCCGAATAGACTCCTGTCTGCAAACTCGGGTGGCTTTCCGGGGCTCGGATGAGA TCTTCTGCAGGGTCTACATGCCCGACCACTCCTACGTGACCATCCGAAGCCGCCTGTCTGCCTCGGTGCAGGACATCCTGGGTTCAGTGTCAGAGAAGCTGCAGTACTCAGAGGAGTCAGCCGGGCGGGAGGACTCCCTCATCCTTGTGGCTGTGGCCTCCTCAGGAG AGAAAGTCCTGCTACAGCCCAGTGAGGATTGTGTCTTTACCACCCTGGGCATCAATAGCCACTTGTTCGCCTGTACCCGGGACAGCTATGAAGCATTG GTGCCCCTCCCTGAGGAGATCCAGGTGTCCCCTGGGGACACAGAGATTCATCGAGTGGAGCCAGAGGATATTGCCAATCACCTCACTGCCTTCCACTGGGAGCTATTCAGATGTGTACACGAG CTGGAGTTCGTGGACTACGTGTTCCACGGAGAGCGGGGCCGACGGGAGACAGCCAACCTGGAGCTTTTGCTTCAGCGGTGCAGTGAGGTCACCCACTGGGTGGCCACCGAAGTTCTGCTCTGTGAGCCCCTTGGGAAGCGAGCACAACTGCTCAAGAAGTTCATCAAGATAGCAGCCAT CTGTAAACAGAATCAGGACCTGTTGTCTTTCTATGCTGTGATTATGGGGCTGGATAATGCTGCTGTTGGCCGCCTTCGGCTCACCTGGGAG aAACTACCAGGAAAATTCAAAAACTTGTTCCGAAAATTTGAGAATTTGACA GATCCCTGCAGGAACCACAAAAGTTACAGAGAGGTTGTATCTAAGATGAAGCCACCAGTGATCCCCTTCGTGCCTCTGATCCTCAAAG ACTTGACATTCCTGCATGAAGGCAGCAAGACTCTCCTGGATGGATTAGTCAACATTGAGAAGCTG CATTCAGTGGCAGAAAAAGTGAGAACAATCCGGAAATATAGAAGTCGGCCCCTCT GCCTCGAGATGGAAGCGTCACCTCACCACCTGCAGACAAAGGCCTATGTGCGCCAGTTCCAGGTCATTGACAACCAGAATCTGCTCTTCGAGCTCTCCTACAAGTTGGAGGCCAATAATCAGTGA